One window of Vibrio atlanticus genomic DNA carries:
- a CDS encoding HlyD family type I secretion periplasmic adaptor subunit: protein MTKQSIEKGKRYGELVESQNTARTLALATWSVALCVIAFATWSVVTQVDEIAKAKGAVIPEGEKQVLQSAIGGKLKQILVKEGQLVEKGQPLVEFDATFQRTALEELKSQQVTLLASVERMNALLEQREPNLAEFEVDYPEIVSQQKAQLNAQKALYFQKRVVLEKESEQIAEQLRSVEKALPSYEKELNATKQELNILEKGYKSGNISRLRVLEMRQKLASIEQKIEEARGKKSVLIRQADSNDQKIIQLLAEAKAKVSDDRSKAVSDLSALNARVRSSQAKLTNTMLVSPLQGLVQSLPSTKNGGVIQPGGTVVEIVPVGGKADFKARLSPRDIGFVSVGQPTRIKIDAFDYSRFGALKGAVESISPTTSQSERGEIYYEVVVSVDVPYFRDNPESFSILPGMTGEVDITTGEKSVFQYLWKPIYTNVSVAFGER, encoded by the coding sequence ATGACTAAACAATCTATCGAGAAGGGCAAGCGCTACGGTGAACTTGTTGAATCACAAAATACGGCTCGTACATTGGCGCTGGCCACATGGTCGGTTGCCTTATGTGTTATTGCTTTTGCCACTTGGTCTGTAGTCACTCAAGTTGATGAAATCGCCAAAGCCAAAGGTGCTGTGATTCCGGAAGGCGAGAAGCAAGTATTACAAAGCGCGATTGGCGGGAAGTTAAAGCAAATTCTCGTTAAAGAAGGGCAGTTGGTTGAGAAAGGCCAGCCGCTTGTTGAGTTTGATGCCACTTTCCAGCGTACCGCCCTTGAAGAGCTAAAGTCCCAACAAGTGACGCTTCTAGCCAGTGTGGAACGTATGAATGCGCTGCTTGAGCAGCGTGAGCCTAACCTTGCTGAGTTTGAGGTCGATTACCCAGAGATCGTCAGCCAACAAAAAGCGCAGCTGAACGCGCAAAAAGCCCTCTACTTCCAAAAGCGTGTGGTGCTTGAGAAAGAGAGCGAACAAATTGCAGAGCAGCTTCGTAGTGTAGAAAAGGCCTTGCCGAGTTATGAGAAAGAGTTGAATGCGACTAAGCAAGAGTTGAATATACTAGAAAAGGGTTATAAATCGGGCAACATTTCACGCTTACGTGTGCTTGAAATGCGTCAAAAACTGGCCAGTATTGAGCAGAAAATTGAAGAAGCTCGTGGCAAGAAGTCGGTATTGATTAGACAAGCTGACAGTAATGACCAAAAAATCATACAGCTTCTGGCCGAGGCGAAAGCTAAAGTGAGCGATGATCGTTCTAAAGCCGTCTCTGACTTGTCAGCCCTGAACGCCAGAGTACGTTCAAGCCAAGCGAAACTGACCAACACCATGTTAGTGTCGCCGCTACAAGGTTTGGTGCAAAGCCTGCCAAGTACAAAGAACGGAGGTGTTATTCAGCCGGGTGGCACTGTGGTTGAAATTGTTCCTGTTGGTGGGAAAGCCGACTTTAAAGCTCGTTTGTCGCCAAGAGATATTGGTTTTGTGAGTGTAGGGCAGCCGACTCGTATCAAGATTGATGCGTTTGATTACAGCCGCTTTGGGGCGCTAAAAGGGGCGGTTGAGAGTATTTCACCGACCACAAGTCAAAGCGAGCGTGGCGAGATCTATTATGAAGTCGTCGTCTCGGTGGATGTTCCCTATTTCCGTGATAATCCTGAGAGCTTTTCTATCTTGCCAGGTATGACGGGCGAGGTAGATATTACAACCGGTGAGAAGTCAGTATTCCAGTATTTATGGAAACCGATTTATACCAACGTGAGTGTCGCGTTTGGGGAGCGTTAG
- a CDS encoding IS5 family transposase yields MGKAKKKITNWAEYNKALCKRGSVTFWIDDSAVDAWRCKAHHGKRGRGFQYSDTAIETALMIKGIFSLPLRALQGFIDSIFELLEVPLTPPDYTCISKRSKTVQVKYHNKSRGAIRHIAIDSTGLKVFGEGEWKVKKHGAEKRRTWRKLHLAVDVETHEAISAEVSLVSVGDSEVLPTLLNPLRRKVDTVSADGAYDTKSCYETLQNKGSTPLIPPRKNAALWEEGHPRNEAVKALKNGTIAEWKSESGYHYRSISETAMSRYKGLTSGKLSLRCYNAQVGEIMANVKAINKVIGLGMPVRS; encoded by the coding sequence ATGGGTAAGGCAAAAAAGAAGATAACTAACTGGGCGGAGTACAATAAGGCTCTGTGCAAACGGGGCTCGGTTACGTTCTGGATAGATGATTCAGCCGTAGATGCATGGCGATGCAAAGCCCATCATGGTAAGCGTGGTAGAGGCTTCCAGTACTCTGATACAGCGATTGAAACTGCATTGATGATTAAGGGGATATTCTCTCTACCATTGCGGGCTCTTCAAGGTTTTATCGACTCTATCTTTGAGCTACTGGAGGTTCCACTGACGCCCCCTGACTACACGTGTATCAGCAAACGCTCGAAGACAGTTCAGGTCAAATATCATAACAAATCCAGAGGAGCTATTCGCCATATCGCTATTGACTCGACTGGTCTCAAAGTCTTTGGCGAAGGTGAGTGGAAGGTGAAAAAGCACGGCGCCGAAAAACGCAGAACTTGGCGCAAACTGCACTTAGCCGTTGATGTAGAAACTCATGAGGCCATTAGTGCAGAAGTCAGTCTTGTAAGTGTTGGCGATAGCGAAGTGCTGCCAACATTACTCAACCCTTTACGTAGAAAGGTAGATACCGTATCTGCTGATGGAGCGTATGACACAAAAAGTTGCTATGAGACCCTGCAAAATAAGGGCAGTACGCCGTTGATACCGCCTCGAAAGAATGCGGCGCTTTGGGAAGAAGGGCATCCCAGAAATGAAGCAGTAAAGGCTTTGAAAAACGGAACAATAGCGGAGTGGAAATCTGAGTCGGGTTATCACTATCGCTCAATATCTGAGACCGCAATGTCTCGATATAAAGGACTAACCAGCGGTAAATTGAGCTTGAGATGTTATAACGCTCAAGTGGGAGAAATCATGGCGAATGTCAAAGCTATAAACAAAGTCATAGGACTAGGTATGCCTGTTCGAAGCTAA
- a CDS encoding cytochrome P450, with product MQKIEQLPMPPKSGILGHVSYLKKPNVHQQMLSWVNEYGAYFRLKLGMKDVMVLSEPSQIKAILKSRPDDFRRLKSIESVFEEAGLNGIFSAEGDRWKHQRKLTEPMFQPSHLKHFYPKLSVITERLRKHFEKLSESGTVVDLVSEFKKYTVDVTSLLAFGEDFNSIEQSDTPLGESLRHVFPVISQRSKSPIPLWRFFKTKKDTQFDASLEEIGHFVSTCIDKQRTRLAECPELRESPENMLQIMLLEQELDTSLTDRDILANAITLLLAGEDTTANTLAWMAFLVSGNQGSEQALQSELADLGEASVLEWPIPRVPYMTAIMYEAMRLKPVAPQLYLEPTKDTYLGDFEIKKGTPVFVILHANGFDPDLFEDPMSFDPNRWINKKGASFSNLQPFGGGARLCPGRSLAIMEIKLAFHSLFNEFTLEPQQAPEDVFEQFAFTMSPVGFKVKIKKVADADKRNIKL from the coding sequence ATGCAGAAAATTGAACAGCTTCCAATGCCTCCTAAATCGGGGATTTTGGGGCATGTGAGTTATTTGAAGAAACCCAATGTTCATCAACAGATGCTGTCTTGGGTGAATGAATATGGTGCTTATTTTCGTTTGAAACTGGGAATGAAGGATGTAATGGTTCTCTCTGAACCCTCTCAGATTAAGGCGATTTTAAAATCGAGGCCAGATGACTTTCGCCGTTTGAAAAGCATTGAAAGTGTGTTTGAAGAAGCAGGGCTTAACGGTATTTTTTCTGCAGAAGGTGATCGTTGGAAACATCAGAGAAAGTTGACTGAGCCTATGTTCCAGCCTAGCCACCTTAAACATTTTTACCCTAAGTTAAGTGTGATTACCGAACGTTTAAGAAAGCACTTTGAAAAGTTATCAGAATCAGGAACTGTCGTTGATTTAGTTAGCGAATTCAAAAAATACACAGTAGATGTCACATCATTGTTGGCTTTTGGTGAAGACTTTAATTCGATTGAGCAATCAGACACTCCTCTTGGAGAAAGTTTACGACATGTCTTTCCTGTGATTAGCCAGCGCTCTAAGTCTCCTATTCCTTTATGGCGATTTTTCAAAACCAAGAAAGATACTCAGTTCGATGCAAGTTTAGAAGAGATCGGTCATTTTGTGTCGACTTGTATTGATAAGCAGCGCACGCGTTTGGCTGAGTGTCCTGAACTTAGAGAGTCGCCAGAAAATATGCTTCAAATAATGCTGCTGGAACAAGAATTGGATACATCACTGACTGATCGAGATATTCTAGCGAACGCCATTACTCTGTTATTAGCAGGGGAAGATACCACAGCAAACACTCTTGCTTGGATGGCGTTTCTTGTGAGTGGAAACCAAGGTAGCGAGCAAGCTTTACAAAGTGAACTGGCTGATCTGGGAGAAGCTTCTGTATTAGAGTGGCCGATCCCTCGGGTTCCCTACATGACAGCAATTATGTATGAAGCGATGCGCCTTAAACCTGTGGCTCCTCAGCTTTACCTAGAGCCGACAAAAGATACTTATCTTGGTGATTTTGAAATAAAAAAAGGCACGCCTGTTTTCGTAATACTGCATGCTAACGGTTTTGATCCCGATTTGTTTGAAGATCCAATGTCGTTCGATCCTAATCGTTGGATAAATAAAAAAGGGGCGTCATTTTCGAACCTTCAACCATTTGGCGGGGGGGCAAGGCTTTGTCCGGGTCGTTCACTCGCTATTATGGAAATAAAATTGGCGTTTCATTCTTTATTTAATGAATTTACGTTAGAGCCTCAGCAAGCTCCTGAAGATGTGTTCGAACAGTTCGCGTTCACCATGTCGCCTGTTGGATTTAAAGTCAAAATTAAAAAAGTTGCTGATGCTGACAAGAGGAATATCAAACTTTAA